The following proteins are co-located in the Osmia bicornis bicornis unplaced genomic scaffold, iOsmBic2.1, whole genome shotgun sequence genome:
- the LOC123989271 gene encoding jerky protein homolog-like, which yields MAGVKRVSLTMQQRLDVLKDLETSSIATVAAKYNVHYTTVRRIKQKAAVIGEFEDQDSKAKRRQRVRKPKFEELEERLLKWFIERRTVGDYISDALLIEKATELKEEFGAPSQFKVSKGWLAKFKRRNNIRLVRVYGEKASADEDGARKFVADFQTFMEDEEINPENVYNMDESALLWKALPVKTLVSATEKCVSGHKMKKERLTIGLCANATGTHKLMPFLIYKYKQPRALKNVMNRRPVVFRAQANAWMSQSLFLDWVDNCFKQSVRQYQLENGLCGKVVLIINNCASHKLPINYVQDDHFLIKYLAPNTTSLIQPMDQGIIAKFKRSFRHKLTQRLVTYGSGAEQFFKTYTIKDCIDMISEAWSEVTCSNIRNCWNKIISKTDEEEEQEEEENLVPEMQQLLTSISEHNVTSEEVEEYLNECSEEEETYSRKIDDTDESRDKDKDEERVEDKDEEREEPWEEDQEEESNESDRTQERGIPVNREERQELEDIFRRLERYKNRIPRSSELLLEAMKLLFLGKTTYSKN from the coding sequence ATGGCAGGTGTAAAAAGAGTGTCGTTAACGATGCAACAGCGACTGGACGTTCTCAAGGATCTAGAGACATCTTCCATCGCAACTGTCGCTGCAAAATATAATGTGCACTACACCACGGTTCGTCGTATAAAACAAAAAGCGGCGGTGATTGGTGAATTTGAAGACCAAGATTCGAAGGCAAAGCGACGACAGAGGGTCAGAAAACCAAAGTTCGAGGAATTGGAGGAACGCCTGTTGAAATGGTTTATAGAAAGGAGAACCGTAGGAGACTACATATCAGACGCGCTGCTAATTGAAAAAGCAACCGAATTGAAAGAGGAGTTTGGAGCCCCTTCACAATTTAAAGTGAGCAAGGGATGGCTCGCAAAATTTAAAAGACGCAACAACATCAGATTAGTTCGTGTATACGGTGAAAAAGCCAGTGCCGATGAAGATGGAGCACGTAAATTTGTGGCTGACTTCCAAACTTTCATggaagacgaagaaataaatCCGGAAAATGTGTATAACATGGATGAAAGTGCACTGCTGTGGAAGGCTTTGCCAGTGAAAACTCTGGTGAGTGCAACAGAAAAGTGTGTAAGTGgccataaaatgaaaaaagaaagactCACGATAGGACTGTGCGCCAATGCAACCGGAACACATAAACTTATGccctttttaatttataaatataaacagcCAAGAGcattaaaaaatgttatgAATCGACGTCCGGTAGTATTTCGGGCTCAAGCTAATGCATGGATGAGCCAAAGTTTATTCTTAGATTGGGTGGATAATTGTTTTAAACAATCTGTTAGACAATATCAGTTAGAAAATGGATTATGCGGAAAAGTTgtgttaataattaacaattgtGCGAGTCATAAACTACCAATCAATTACGTGCAGGATGaccattttttaatcaaatatttaGCACCTAACACCACATCTTTGATCCAACCAATGGACCAAGGAATTATTGCTAAATTCAAACGCAGTTTCCGCCATAAATTAACACAGCGGCTTGTCACTTACGGAAGTGGTGcagaacaattttttaaaacatacaCAATAAAAGATTGCATAGACATGATTAGTGAAGCTTGGAGCGAAGTGACATGCAGTAATATCAGAAATTGTTGGAACAAAATCATTTCAAAAacagatgaagaagaagaacaagaagaggaagaaaaccTTGTACCGGAAATGCAACAACTTTTGACGAGCATTTCGGAGCATAATGTAACCTCCGAAGAAGTTGAAGAATATTTGAATGAGTGTAGTGAGGAGGAAGAAACatattcaagaaaaattgATGATACGGACGAAAGCAGAGACAAAGACAAGGATGAAGAAAGGGTTGAAGACAAGgatgaagaaagagaagaaccATGGGAAGAAGACCAGGAAGAAGAAAGCAACGAAAGTGACAGAACACAAGAACGTGGGATCCCAGTAAACAGAGAAGAAAGACAGGAATTGGAAGATATTTTCAGACGTTTGGAGCGTTATAAAAACCGCATCCCACGTTCGTCTGAATTGCTTTTAGAagcaatgaaattattattcttaggTAAGACAActtattcaaaaaattaa
- the LOC123989270 gene encoding general transcription factor II-I repeat domain-containing protein 2-like, with protein MNNKSFISNQTICLLCGFKPLVVKKFIIERHFRTRHLLEYSNYSNTEKLNIIEGLKLVYQEGALPPSINSSSQKSVLASYAISLLIAQNAKPFSEGVFVKNCIIEAVKAFGNSLTLEEAMSIPLSSKTNDFSCVEELLDFVPLHGTTTGLDIFLAVQKSLQKFGVDLNKCSSITTDDARNMTGLKIGFAGQLKQRNSNIPVIQCIIHQEALSGKVVQLSTIMATVSKIINLIKGGHKFLTHRKFQLCLQEHNAVHTDVPLHCPVRWLSAAKYAKGDKDETAQPQPEMLLQLQQQVQQPWLRTQPQEPRQPQPQPQEPRKLQPDPLLQLQQQIEELKKKIEGLQQKKATCWIYPTTDGPCTAAAKLLQIAAIRFI; from the exons ATGAATAATAAAAG TTTTATTTCCAATCAAACGATTTGTCTACTCTGTGGTTTTAAACCTTTGGTAGTAAAGAAGTTTATAATAGAGAGACATTTCAGAACTCGTCATTTGCTCGAATATTCCAATTATTCAAATACCGAAAAATTGAACATAATCGAAGGATTAAAGCTGGTTTACCAAGAAGGTGCACTACCACCTTCTATCAATTCTTCTTCTCAAAAATCTGTATTAGCTTCTTATGCCATTTCTTTACTTATAGCACAGAATGCAAAACCATTTAGTGAAGGTGTTTTTGTGAAGAATTGTATTATCGAAGCGGTAAAAGCTTTCGGTAATTCTTTAACACTTGAGGAAGCAATGAGCATTCCCCTTAGTTCAAAAACG AACGATTTCTCATGTGTCGAAGAATTGTTAGACTTCGTCCCTTTACATGGCACAACAACGGGACTTGATATATTTTTAGCAGTTCAAAAATCACTTCAAAAATTTGGTGTAGATCTTAATAAATGTTCTTCGATTACAACTGATGACGCAAGAAATATGACGGGTTTGAAGATAGGATTCGCAGGTCAATTAAAGCAGCGAAACAGTAACATTcctgttatacaatgtataattCATCAGGAAGCATTAAGTGGCAAAGTTGTACAATTATCAACAATTATGGCCACTGtgtctaaaataataaacctAATTAAAGGTGGACACAAATTCCTGACTCAtaggaaatttcaattatgTCTGCAGGAACATAATGCTGTTCATACAGATGTTCCGCTCCATTGCCCAGTACGTTGGCTTAGTGCTGCAAAAT atGCTAAGGGTGATAAAGACGAAACAGCGCAACCGCAGCCGGAAATGCTGTtgcagctgcagcagcagGTACAACAACCGTGGTTGCGGACGCAGCCACAGGAACCGCGGCAACCGCAGCCGCAGCCGCAGGAACCGCGGAAACTGCAGCCGGACCcgctgctgcagctgcagcagcaaATAGAGGAgctgaagaagaaaatagaagggTTACAACAAAAAAAAGCAACATGCTGGATATATC ccACAACAGACGGCCCATGCACAGCAGCCGCAAAATTATTACAGATCGCCGCTATTAGATTTATATGA